The following coding sequences lie in one Aspergillus puulaauensis MK2 DNA, chromosome 3, nearly complete sequence genomic window:
- a CDS encoding uncharacterized protein (COG:S;~EggNog:ENOG410PIDW;~InterPro:IPR009291) produces the protein MSALNLPRSADAALAATALPDYVLDYAPLVWLHSEDQYRPSGFAEHLNHVVPEVDYNPIEDIQTPLTLDNLDQLNAAGNESVYLTSEEGIDADPQPDWIFGTDIDDNGQANDVSSIIVLNDHGEGDVDAFYFYFYSYNLGNTVLGMEFGNHVGDWEHNMIRFKDGTPQAIWYSQHASGQAFTYDATEKQGKRPVAYSGNGTHAVYSSTGGHDHTIPGVDLPVGFLVDQTDQGVLWDPTSGAYAYSYAADTQTFEAYDSSYPVKWLDFNGKWGDDALQGGPELFGQAKYSGGPNGPKFKNLQRDKQFNAELMSDIQFPGAYHYRPNTDASAFCKKLRQPGGDGEIDSSGHQVWMSPRTPGCKAASMPVSADGEFMQREKQGVG, from the exons ATGTCTGCCCTTAACCTCCCCCGTTCTGCGGACGCTGCGCTGGCCGCGACAGCTCTCCCTGACTACGTGCTAGACTATG CCCCTCTGGTATGGCTTCATAGCGAAGACCAGTACAGGCCTTCCGGCTTTGCCGAGCATCTCAACCATGTCGTGCCGGAGGTAGACTACAATCCCATTGAGGACATCCAGACGCCACTCACCCTGGATAATCTGGACCAACTCAATGCCGCGGGCAACGAAAGTGTGTATTTGACTTCGGAAGAAGGGATCGATGCCGACCCGCAGCCCGACTGGATTTTCGGCACGGATATCGATGATAACGGCCAAGCGAACGACGTTTCGTCGATCATTGTCTTGAACGAtcatggagagggagatgtaGATGCGTTCTACTTCTATTTCTATTC TTATAACCTGGGCAATACGGTTCTCGGGATGGAATTTGGTAACCACGTTGGGGACTG GGAGCATAACATGATCCGATTCAAGGATGGTACTCCGCAGGCCATCTGGTACAGTCAACACGCTTCGGGACAGGCTTTCACGTATGATGCGACGGAAAAGCAGGGAAAGCGACCAGTTGCGTACTCTGGGAATGGAACCCATGCCGTCTACTCCAGCACTGG AGGTCACGACCACACAATTCCAGGCGTTGACCTCCCGGTCGGATTCCTCGTTGACCAAACCGACCAGGGTGTTTTGTGGGATCCGACCTCGGGAGCATATGCGTATAGCTATGCGGCAGACACGCAGACATTTGAAGCCTACGACTCTAGCTACCCGGTCAAATGGCTGGATTTCAACGGGAAATGGGGAGACGACGCGCTCCAGGGAGGACCAGAATTATTCGGACAAGCAAAGTACTCCGGAGGACCCAATGGACCAAAGTTCAAGAATCTCCAGCGCGACAAG CAATTTAACGCAGAACTCATGTCGGACATCCAATTTCCTGGTGCGTACCATTACCGCCCAAATACGGATGCTTCTGCATTCTGCAAGAAATTGCGCCAACCTGGCGGGGACGGCGAGATTGATTCCTCAGGTCACCAGGTGTGGATGTCTCCCAGGACCCCAGGCTGCAAGGCTGCAAGTATGCCCGTATCGGCAGACGGAGAATTTATGCAGCGCGAAAAGCAAGGAGTCGGGTGA
- a CDS encoding uncharacterized protein (COG:Q;~EggNog:ENOG410PND2;~InterPro:IPR023389,IPR014980;~PFAM:PF08883) — MVVASNQIYNSQTLPIVLTNSSNFFSSFTLQMTDQFAFTYPSPLEGYANLEPLSEERNEDGKSLKNPQHGVLSKAYEEFPDPLAKDRRGGFDIHIYHFQNNPDQVAYAKALWERIRREFPELRIYTFWDKPIGPHPVAMFEVNLFTPAQFGAFIPWLVIQRGPLSVLIHPNSAPDEDQRNHTQRAVWMGDRIPLDLRIFKLIKEREKQQEAQAEAATKKGQGDKL; from the exons ATGGTAGTAGCATCTAATCAGATCTATAACTCCCAAACTTTGCCCATCGTTCTCACAAACAGTTCCAACTTCTTCTCATCTTTTACCCTCCAAATGACAGACCAATTCGCTTTCACATATCCTTCCCCACTAGAGGGCTACGCGAACCTCGAGCCACTTTCCGA AGAGAGAAACGAGGACGGAAAGTCGCTAAAGAACCCTCAGCATGGGGTGTTGAGTAAAGCATACGAGGAATTTCCCGATCCTCTGGCTAAGGACCGCCGGGGAGGATTCGATATCCATATTTACCACTTTCAG AATAACCCAGACCAAGTAGCCTACGCAAAGGCACTATGGGAGCGGATCAGACGGGAAT TCCCCGAACTCCGAATATATACGTTCTGGGATAAGCCCATTGGCCCGCACCCAGTGGCTATGTTCGAAGTGAATCTCTTCACACCGGCGCAATTTGGTGCCTTCATTCCCTGGCTTGTCATACAACGGGGTCCACTGAGCGTGTTAATCCACCCGAATTCCGCGCCAGATGAGGACCAGAGGAATCATACACAGCGCGCAGTGTGGATGGGGGATCGGATTCCGTTGGATTTGAGGATCTTTAAGCTTATAAAGGAGCgggagaagcagcaggaggcTCAGGCGGAAGCGGCAACAAAGAAGGGCCAGGGGGATAAGTTATAG
- a CDS encoding uncharacterized protein (COG:S;~EggNog:ENOG410PPHP), whose protein sequence is MPAGLGKASGDPDNDDYVAQVLAREARDSSVKYSTVGMEAYRPPRRAGSAPKPNTRFLRHIINETDNHNAALKRKEERESRERMRQMRDQVPSSTPDDSRDHRSRRSHRTDDRGSRREREYRHDRHSSHRRRHRSRSTSADKTRPRTSRRERESRGRDDDRHRRSRRSHRYRSYSRSRSRSPRERDSGSHRRHRHGRRSVSRSRSPERRENRKDKDSSRRKEARTPRPEFRDKVSGNESDPLEDLVGPLPKEEAPLRSRGRGAYKPNMSNIDAHFAHDYDPSLDVQPDDNDAQTGNGPTRRPVAGLMTGEDDWELSLEALRDRARWKQKGEDRLREAGFNSDIVERWKSSSLAAAGNSDEMDNVKWSSKSEGREWDRGKFVDGDGHINVKASW, encoded by the exons ATGCCTGCAGGACTAGGAAAAGCAAGCGGCGACCCAGATAATGATGACTACGTTGCCCAAGTACTCGCAAGGGAGGCTCGGGATAGCTCCGTGAAGTACTCTACTGTCGGGATGGAGGCGTACAGACCACCACG GCGCGCAGGCTCTGCCCCCAAGCCTAACACTCGGTTTCTCCGTCATATTATTAACGAGACGGACAATCACAATGCGGCGCTCAagaggaaggaagaaagggaatcCAGAGAACGAATGCGCCAGATGCGGGACCAGGTTCCATCTTCGACTCCCGATGATAGTAGAGATCACCGATCTCGTCGCTCCCATAGAACCGACGATCGAGGTTCACGGCGGGAGAGGGAATACCGGCACGACAGGCATTCATCTCACCGGAGAAGGCATAGGAGCCGTTCAACCTCTGCAGACAAGACCCGACCGCGTACATCTCGACGGGAACGTGAGTCGCGTGGGCGGGATGACGACCGACACAGGCGCTCTCGAAGAAGTCACCGGTACCGATCCTATTCAAGGTCGCGGAGTCGCTCTCCACGTGAAAGGGATTCAGGATCTCACCGTCGTCACCGACACGGAAGGCGCTCTGTTTCCCGTTCTCGATCGCcagagaggagggagaatCGCAAGGACAAAGACTCTTCACGACGTAAAGAAGCCCGAACCCCACGGCCTGAATTTCGAGACAAGGTGTCTGGGAACGAGTCGGATCCTTTGGAAGATCTTGTCGGTCCTTTACCCAAGGAAGAGGCTCCGCTTCGTTCTCGCGGGCGAGGGGCATACAAGCCCAACATGAGCAACATTGACGCTCATTTTGCCCACGACTATGACCCGTCTCTCGATGTACAACCGGACGATAATGATGCTCAAACAGGTAACGGGCCAACCCGCCGGCCTGTAGCAGGACTCATGACTGGAGAGGACGACTGGGAACTTTCACTGGAAGCACTACGCGATCGGGCGCGTTGGAAACAGAAGGGCGAGGATAGGTTACGTGAAGCAGGCTTTAACAGCGACATCGTAGAAAGATggaagagcagcagcttAGCGGCCGCCGGGAACAGTGATGAAATGGACAATGTGAAGTGGTCTTCAAAGAGTGAAGGTCGAGAGTGGGATCGCGGGAAATTTGTAGATGGGGACGGTCATATTAACGTCAAGGCTTCTTGGTAG
- a CDS encoding uncharacterized protein (COG:S;~EggNog:ENOG410PMYM;~InterPro:IPR037475;~go_component: GO:0031617 - NMS complex [Evidence IEA];~go_process: GO:0034501 - protein localization to kinetochore [Evidence IEA]), whose protein sequence is MSELNAAQTRQQLQQLEKEHGDLKSQLSIVRISEPIFSPEEDSTGSSPSKRSSDVSAVDAPSPASLEADLTHYKELFSKLRFSYVEQVTKEKFLRAIVGDPPLVVGHNENVELETQLAEVKAELKARKEEVRSMIEEMEKMSRDLATRYKNVQLQMAELATLPESIENLESTIAALRAKQVANSNTSSSQNLPLPATLSLLEEREAELAALNRQIATAQNALPRKTREAETMERELNILERRKSEAIMQAREAQRKKQEGESDGLEEAGRWYRSAEEALKKLVGVEG, encoded by the exons ATGTCTGAATTGAATGCCGCGCAAACGCGCCaacagcttcagcagcttgaAAAAGAACATGGCGACTTGAAGTCGCAACTTTCCATCGTTCGAATCAGCGAGCCGATTTTCTCGCCAGAGGAAGATTCCACAGGCTCGTCTCCTTCAAAACGCAGTTCAGATGTTTCTGCCGTTGATGCCCCGTCGCCAGCGTCCCTTGAGGCAGATCTGACACATTACAAG GAACTGTTCTCGAAGCTGCGGTTTTCTTATGTCGAACAAGTGACAAAAGAGAAATTCTTACGTGCAATCGTAGGTGATCCGCCTCTTGTTGTGGGCCATAATGAGAACGTGGAGTTGGAAACACAATTGGCGGAGGTAAAGGCGGAGCTCAAGGCGCGTAAAGAGGAGGTTCGGTCAATGATagaggagatggaaaagaTGTCTCGGGATCTCGCGACTC GCTACAAGAATGTCCAGCTGCAAATGGCCGAACTGGCTACACTTCCTGAATCGATTGAAAATCTCGAGTCCACCATAGCCGCGTTACGGGCGAAGCAAGTTGCCAATTCGAACACGTCGTCATCGCAGAATCTCCCGCTTCCCGCAACGTTGTCCCTATTGGAGGAACGCGAGGCTGAACTTGCAGCACTTAACCGACAAATCGCCACAGCACAGAATGCTTTACCGCGAAAGACTCGAGAGGCTGAAACTATGGAGCGGGAgttaaatatactagagcGGCGCAAGTCAGAGGCTATAATGCAAGCGCGAGAGGCTcagagaaagaagcaagagGGCGAAAGCGACGGACTCGAAGAAGCAGGAAGATGGTACCGGAGTGCGGAAGAAGCATTGAAGAAACTCGTGGGGGTCGAAGGATAA
- the RPS9 gene encoding 40S ribosomal protein uS4 (COG:J;~EggNog:ENOG410PG10;~InterPro:IPR036986,IPR022801,IPR001912,IPR002942, IPR018079,IPR005710;~PFAM:PF00163,PF01479;~go_component: GO:0015935 - small ribosomal subunit [Evidence IEA];~go_function: GO:0003723 - RNA binding [Evidence IEA];~go_function: GO:0003735 - structural constituent of ribosome [Evidence IEA];~go_function: GO:0019843 - rRNA binding [Evidence IEA];~go_process: GO:0006412 - translation [Evidence IEA]), whose protein sequence is MAPVPRVYSKTYKVPRRPFESARLDSELKVVGEYGLRNKREVWRVQLTLSKIRRAARELLTLDEKDPKRLFEGNALIRRLVRIGVLDESRMKLDYVLALRVEDFLERRLQTCVYKLGLAKSIHHARVLIKQRHIRVGKQIVNVPSYMVRLDSQKHIDFSLTSPFGGGRPGRVQRKKAAAAAGGGDDEAEEDEE, encoded by the exons CTTTCGAGTCGGCTCGTCT TGACTCGGAACTGAAGGTTGTCGGCGAGTACGGCCTGCGCAACAAGCGTGAGGTGTGGCGTGTCCAGCTTACCCTGTCCAAGATTCGTCGTGCTGCTCG TGAGCTGCTCACCCTCGACGAGAAGGACCCCAAGCGTCTTTTCGAAGGTAACGCTTTGATTCGCCGTCTGGTCCGCATCGGTGTGCTCGATGAGTCCCGCATGAAGCTCGATTACGTCCTTGCCCTTCGTGTCGAGGACTTCTTGGAGCGTCGTCTCCAGACCTGCGTGTACAAGCTTGGTCTCGCCAAGTCTATCCACCACGCCCGTGTCCTGATCAAGCAGCGCCACATCCG TGTTGGCAAGCAGATCGTCAACGTCCCCTCCTACATGGTCCGCCTCGACTCCCAGAAGCACATCGACTTCTCTCTCACCTCTCcctttggtggtggccgcCCCGGTCGTGTCCAGCGCAAGAAggctgccgccgctgctggcggtggtgatgacgaggctgaggaggacgaggagtaG